Proteins encoded within one genomic window of Streptomyces profundus:
- a CDS encoding lipopolysaccharide biosynthesis protein has protein sequence MSAGGGQEPRAGGHQHQPHDEPDLLRDQFRQLLRYRTLIICGILIGLAGGAWLGLTANESYVATSEVTVRTPTADPFTATSMDRVAMGSERRTAVSDIVAERAAQALNTSESLGRLKRGLQVTNPPNTEVLRFAYSASDPEVAAQRANAFVAAYLANRQADADDTIARNVASLEGQREPLLERRDQLQAELETLVEGGSAYDLAVADLSQVVGRISELNSDISAARALDTSGGRVITEATPPGSPAGPGLPLLLGLGYVVGIGLGLLAAWVRLVFDPTVRSAGDVTRALRAPVLGVLPRAGRGDPEQLLAEGRLAEEYRSIAFRLAYDEAFAGRRRLLVLAPRGGIETPLAAAVNITAAFAEMGMDALLVEADLRTPTLINQLRHADGVRPGWARTPARLDGGGWPAGLRVPIDAGESGIFDLVPGRRVRNVPRALTSRAATELIGHAEAKGAVVVVLAPPVLSYADAIALTDRVDGVLVVCDPSEVRREDLARVRELVVGAGGLLLGAVLHSWGNGSDDPRGQATGASPDPPPPAHQPRSERPAGSHRATAPDHHRDPNSETMGLRVLDPADLEDGSSR, from the coding sequence GTGAGCGCCGGCGGCGGCCAGGAGCCGCGCGCCGGCGGTCACCAGCACCAGCCGCACGACGAACCCGACCTGCTGCGCGACCAGTTCCGCCAGCTGCTGCGCTACCGCACGCTGATCATCTGCGGCATCCTCATCGGCCTGGCCGGCGGCGCCTGGCTCGGCCTGACCGCCAACGAGAGCTACGTCGCGACCAGCGAGGTCACCGTCCGCACGCCCACCGCCGACCCGTTCACCGCCACCTCCATGGACCGGGTCGCCATGGGGTCCGAACGCCGCACCGCCGTCAGCGACATCGTCGCCGAGCGCGCCGCCCAGGCGCTCAACACCTCCGAGAGCCTCGGCCGCCTCAAGCGCGGTCTCCAGGTCACCAACCCGCCCAACACCGAGGTGCTGCGCTTCGCCTACTCGGCGAGCGACCCCGAGGTCGCCGCCCAGCGCGCCAACGCCTTCGTCGCCGCCTACCTCGCCAACCGGCAGGCCGACGCCGACGACACCATCGCGCGGAACGTCGCATCCCTGGAGGGCCAGCGCGAACCCCTGCTGGAGCGACGCGACCAGCTCCAGGCCGAGTTGGAGACCCTGGTCGAGGGCGGCTCCGCCTACGACCTGGCCGTCGCCGACCTCTCCCAGGTGGTCGGCCGGATCTCCGAGCTCAACTCCGACATCTCCGCCGCGCGCGCCCTGGACACCAGCGGCGGCCGGGTCATCACCGAGGCCACCCCGCCCGGCAGCCCGGCCGGCCCGGGGCTGCCGCTGCTGCTCGGCCTCGGCTATGTCGTCGGCATCGGCCTCGGCCTGCTCGCCGCCTGGGTGCGGCTGGTCTTCGACCCCACCGTGCGCTCCGCCGGCGATGTCACCCGCGCGCTGCGCGCCCCCGTCCTCGGCGTCCTGCCGCGCGCCGGGCGCGGCGACCCCGAGCAACTCCTCGCCGAGGGCCGCCTCGCCGAGGAGTACCGCTCCATCGCCTTCCGCCTCGCCTACGACGAGGCGTTCGCCGGGCGCCGCCGGCTGCTGGTGCTCGCCCCGCGCGGTGGCATCGAGACGCCGCTCGCCGCCGCCGTCAACATCACCGCCGCGTTCGCCGAGATGGGGATGGACGCGCTGCTGGTCGAGGCCGATCTGCGTACCCCCACGCTGATCAACCAACTCCGGCACGCCGACGGCGTCCGCCCCGGCTGGGCACGCACCCCCGCGCGGCTGGACGGCGGCGGCTGGCCGGCCGGGCTGCGCGTCCCCATCGACGCCGGCGAGTCCGGCATCTTCGACCTGGTCCCCGGGCGGCGCGTGCGCAATGTGCCGCGCGCCCTCACCTCGCGCGCCGCCACCGAACTCATCGGCCACGCCGAGGCCAAGGGCGCCGTCGTCGTGGTCCTCGCCCCGCCCGTCCTCTCCTACGCCGACGCCATCGCGCTCACCGACCGCGTCGACGGCGTGCTGGTCGTCTGCGACCCGAGCGAGGTGCGCCGCGAGGACCTCGCCCGGGTCCGCGAACTGGTCGTCGGCGCCGGCGGGTTGCTGCTCGGCGCCGTGCTCCACTCGTGGGGCAACGGCTCCGACGACCCACGCGGCCAGGCCACCGGCGCCTCCCCCGATCCGCCGCCCCCAGCCCACCAGCCGAGGTCCGAACGGCCCGCCGGCTCCCACCGGGCCACCGCGCCCGACCACCACCGCGACCCCAACTCGGAGACCATGGGCCTGCGCGTCCTCGACCCCGCCGACCTGGAGGACGGCTCCTCCCGGTAG
- a CDS encoding glycosyltransferase, whose translation MRNPPGSGGERLLLVSTNFAPEQAGIGPYATQLAEHWAHERGAEVHVLAGLPHYPAWRTDPDYRGRWRLVDDHAGVLVHRRRHYVPARQSALRRAAYEGTILGHGLLAPPRIARPDAVVAQVPSLAGGLLAARLARRYGVPFLPVVQDLMGAAAAQSGISGGGRVASVASSVERRMLAGATLVGVIHESFRERVRALGVPAHRIRLTPNWSHVRPPSRPRAETRAALGWPEGRTVLLHSGNMGLKQGLDVLIDAARIAPELLVVLMGDGSVRGHLERLAAPLPNVRLLDPAPADEFPEILAAADALVVTQRASVLDMSVPSKLTSYFVAARPVIASVAGNGGTAQELRRSAAGRLVPPEDPGELVAAARALAADPAAADALGARGAAYAASHLSRAAGLGRLSALLDEALATEPAPVRAARRAAPPEGAPA comes from the coding sequence GTGCGCAATCCGCCGGGCTCTGGCGGCGAACGTCTGCTGCTGGTATCCACCAACTTCGCCCCGGAGCAGGCCGGGATCGGCCCCTACGCCACCCAGCTCGCCGAGCACTGGGCGCACGAGCGGGGCGCGGAGGTCCATGTCCTCGCCGGCCTTCCGCACTACCCGGCCTGGCGCACCGACCCCGACTACCGGGGGCGTTGGCGGCTCGTCGACGATCACGCCGGCGTGCTGGTGCACCGCCGAAGACACTATGTGCCGGCGCGCCAGAGCGCGCTTCGGCGCGCCGCCTACGAGGGCACCATCCTGGGCCACGGGCTGCTGGCCCCGCCCCGGATCGCGCGCCCCGACGCGGTGGTCGCCCAGGTGCCGAGCCTGGCCGGCGGGTTGCTGGCCGCCCGCCTCGCCCGCCGCTACGGCGTCCCGTTCCTGCCCGTCGTGCAGGATCTGATGGGCGCGGCTGCCGCGCAGAGCGGCATCAGCGGCGGGGGGCGGGTGGCCTCGGTCGCCTCCTCGGTCGAGCGGCGGATGCTGGCCGGCGCCACCCTGGTCGGGGTGATCCACGAGAGCTTCCGGGAGCGCGTGCGGGCCCTCGGCGTGCCGGCGCACCGCATCCGGCTCACCCCCAACTGGTCGCATGTGCGCCCCCCTTCGCGCCCGCGCGCGGAGACCAGGGCCGCCCTGGGCTGGCCCGAGGGCCGGACGGTGCTGCTGCACTCCGGCAACATGGGCCTCAAGCAGGGCCTCGACGTGCTGATCGACGCCGCCAGGATCGCCCCCGAGCTGCTGGTGGTGCTGATGGGCGACGGCAGCGTCCGTGGCCATCTCGAACGGCTGGCCGCGCCGCTGCCCAACGTCCGGCTGCTGGACCCGGCCCCGGCCGACGAGTTCCCCGAGATCCTCGCCGCCGCCGACGCGCTGGTCGTCACCCAGCGGGCCAGCGTCCTGGACATGAGCGTGCCCTCCAAGCTGACCTCCTACTTCGTGGCCGCCCGCCCGGTGATCGCCTCCGTCGCCGGCAACGGAGGCACTGCCCAGGAGCTGCGCCGGTCCGCCGCCGGCCGGCTCGTGCCGCCCGAGGACCCCGGCGAACTCGTCGCCGCCGCCCGGGCGTTGGCCGCCGACCCGGCGGCGGCCGACGCGCTGGGCGCGCGCGGCGCCGCCTACGCCGCCAGCCACCTCTCCCGCGCGGCCGGCCTGGGGCGGCTCTCCGCGCTGCTGGACGAGGCCCTCGCCACCGAGCCGGCGCCCGTGCGCGCCGCGCGCCGCGCCGCGCCGCCCGAGGGAGCGCCCGCGTGA
- a CDS encoding adenylyltransferase/cytidyltransferase family protein — MQTVGYAPGVYDLFHVGHLNILRHARGHCDYLVAGVVSDEMALLAKGRPPVIPLVERLEIVRSIRHVDAAFVETVPDKLDTWQQVRFDVLFKGDDWRGTAKGEKLERDFAEVGVRVVYFPYTVHTSSTQLRGALDALSADSSRNHFTENAAQNRP; from the coding sequence ATGCAGACCGTGGGCTATGCACCGGGGGTCTACGACCTCTTCCATGTGGGGCACCTCAACATCCTTCGCCATGCGCGCGGCCACTGCGACTACCTCGTCGCCGGCGTGGTCTCCGACGAGATGGCGCTCCTGGCCAAGGGCAGGCCGCCGGTGATCCCGCTGGTGGAGCGGCTGGAGATCGTCCGCAGCATCCGCCATGTGGACGCCGCGTTCGTGGAGACCGTGCCCGACAAGCTGGACACCTGGCAACAGGTCAGGTTCGACGTGCTGTTCAAGGGCGACGACTGGCGCGGCACGGCCAAGGGCGAGAAGTTGGAACGCGACTTCGCCGAGGTCGGGGTGCGCGTCGTCTACTTCCCCTACACCGTCCACACCTCAAGCACTCAGCTGCGCGGCGCGCTGGACGCGCTGAGCGCCGACAGCTCGCGGAACCACTTCACGGAGAACGCCGCGCAGAACAGGCCGTAG
- a CDS encoding CDP-alcohol phosphatidyltransferase family protein codes for MVGTGRAMGYRTALERLRAAQKSAKGVSLYSRYVNRPVGRRLAAAAYRLGLTPDHVTLLSALCSGAALAAVALCAPSWPLGVAVWAGLFLGFALDSADGQLARLRGVSSPAGEWLDHVVDCAKITALHGVVLISFYRFFELPGDGWLLLPLGFQLAAVVIFFGGLLTDQLKRRAPRPDGPGAPVSRLRAVALLPVDYGALCLLFLLLGDERAFRFGYAALALVYGLFCAAFSVKWFRELSALSASSAPRS; via the coding sequence ATGGTGGGGACGGGGCGGGCCATGGGTTACCGGACGGCGCTGGAGCGGCTGCGTGCGGCGCAGAAGTCCGCCAAGGGGGTGTCCCTCTACTCCCGTTATGTCAACCGGCCGGTCGGCCGGCGGTTGGCGGCGGCGGCCTACCGGCTCGGCCTCACACCCGACCACGTCACGTTGCTCAGCGCGCTGTGCAGCGGCGCCGCGCTGGCGGCCGTGGCGCTGTGCGCGCCGTCCTGGCCGTTGGGCGTCGCGGTCTGGGCCGGGCTCTTCCTGGGCTTCGCGCTGGACTCGGCCGACGGCCAACTGGCCAGGCTGCGGGGCGTGTCCAGCCCGGCGGGCGAGTGGCTCGACCATGTGGTGGACTGCGCCAAGATCACCGCGCTGCACGGCGTGGTGCTGATCTCCTTCTACCGTTTCTTCGAACTCCCGGGCGACGGCTGGCTGTTGCTGCCCCTCGGCTTCCAACTCGCGGCCGTGGTGATCTTCTTCGGCGGTCTGCTGACCGACCAGCTCAAGCGCCGCGCGCCGCGTCCCGACGGGCCGGGCGCGCCCGTCTCCCGGCTGCGCGCGGTGGCGCTGCTGCCGGTCGACTACGGGGCGCTCTGCCTGCTGTTCCTGCTGCTCGGCGACGAACGGGCGTTCCGCTTCGGCTACGCCGCCCTCGCCCTGGTCTACGGCCTGTTCTGCGCGGCGTTCTCCGTGAAGTGGTTCCGCGAGCTGTCGGCGCTCAGCGCGTCCAGCGCGCCGCGCAGCTGA
- a CDS encoding bifunctional DNA primase/polymerase: MARESRIPRWMRRGGRGAGDGAAAALLREESLLAVAEAGLPVAPAAHPEGFGCSCARIGCPTPARHPVSLTWNNEATTEREQVLRWLRAAPEANFVTATGRIHDVLDVPVPAGQAALERLAADGVEVGPVAVVDPDRMLFFTATRGTPDDEDEWWPCELDCHPETMDEHPGLRWHCRGSYVLLPPSRLSEDGAEGVRWLRGPEHPLPDPLALLETLTDACASHREPAWPAG, from the coding sequence ATGGCACGCGAGAGCAGAATTCCCCGCTGGATGCGTCGTGGAGGACGAGGTGCCGGCGATGGGGCCGCTGCCGCGCTGCTGCGTGAGGAGTCACTGCTCGCCGTCGCCGAGGCCGGGCTGCCGGTCGCCCCGGCCGCGCACCCCGAGGGGTTCGGCTGTTCCTGTGCGCGGATCGGCTGTCCGACGCCGGCGCGCCACCCCGTCTCGCTCACCTGGAACAACGAGGCGACCACCGAACGTGAGCAGGTGCTGCGCTGGCTGCGGGCCGCCCCGGAGGCGAACTTCGTCACCGCGACCGGGCGGATCCACGATGTGCTGGACGTACCGGTACCCGCCGGTCAGGCCGCGCTGGAACGTTTGGCCGCCGACGGCGTCGAGGTGGGCCCCGTGGCCGTGGTCGACCCCGACCGGATGCTCTTCTTCACCGCCACCCGGGGCACCCCCGACGACGAGGACGAGTGGTGGCCCTGCGAGCTGGACTGCCACCCCGAGACGATGGACGAGCACCCCGGGCTGCGCTGGCACTGCCGGGGCAGCTATGTGCTGCTGCCGCCCTCCAGGCTGAGCGAGGACGGCGCGGAGGGCGTGCGCTGGCTGCGCGGCCCGGAGCACCCGCTGCCCGACCCGCTGGCGCTGCTCGAAACCCTCACCGACGCCTGCGCCAGCCACCGCGAGCCCGCCTGGCCCGCCGGCTGA
- the ddaH gene encoding dimethylargininase — MCPPEHFRVTYSINPWMDLTKPVDSRLALAQWSDLRDLYRSLGHTVAELEPRPELPDLVFAANGALVLDGRVLGARFAHPERFGEARVHEEWHLAHGHGEFQRAQHTNEGEGDFTVTASWVLAGHGFRSSPQAHQEAQEFFGRPVIGLDLVDPRFYHLDTALCVLDDQRDDAVMYYPEAFSPGSRAVLARLFPDAILAREADALALGLNAVSDGHHVVVPQAAQGLFTTLRTRGYEPIPIDLSELLKGGGSVKCCTAELR; from the coding sequence ATGTGCCCGCCGGAGCACTTCCGTGTCACGTATTCGATCAATCCGTGGATGGATCTGACCAAGCCTGTCGATTCTCGGCTGGCCCTGGCGCAGTGGAGCGATCTGCGCGACCTCTATCGTTCGCTCGGCCACACGGTGGCGGAGCTGGAGCCGCGCCCCGAGCTGCCGGATCTGGTCTTCGCCGCCAACGGCGCGCTGGTGCTGGACGGCCGGGTGCTGGGCGCGCGTTTCGCCCACCCCGAGCGGTTCGGCGAGGCCAGGGTGCACGAGGAGTGGCATCTCGCGCACGGCCACGGAGAGTTTCAACGCGCTCAACACACCAACGAGGGGGAGGGCGACTTCACGGTGACGGCCAGCTGGGTGCTGGCCGGACACGGCTTCCGCAGCAGCCCGCAGGCGCACCAGGAGGCCCAGGAGTTCTTCGGCCGTCCGGTCATCGGGCTCGACCTGGTCGACCCGAGGTTCTACCACCTCGACACGGCCCTGTGTGTGCTGGACGACCAGCGCGACGACGCCGTCATGTACTACCCGGAGGCGTTCTCGCCCGGCAGCCGAGCGGTGTTGGCGCGGCTCTTCCCCGACGCGATCCTCGCCCGCGAGGCGGACGCCCTGGCCCTCGGCCTCAACGCGGTCTCGGACGGCCACCACGTGGTGGTGCCGCAGGCCGCCCAGGGCCTCTTCACGACCCTGCGCACCCGTGGCTACGAGCCGATCCCGATCGACCTCAGCGAACTGCTGAAGGGCGGCGGGAGCGTCAAATGTTGCACGGCTGAGCTACGTTGA
- a CDS encoding small ribosomal subunit Rsm22 family protein — protein sequence MTSTSQQLRAALDGLLDGLPPSRAAGAVERLMAGYRGTTPGPAPELRDRADAAAYAAYRMPATFEAVSSALAELAARLPDWAPSGHLDLGGGTGAAAWAAAGVWPGERPTQVLDRAGPALDLGRELAGAAGAPPPLRGADWRQHRIGAALPAAELVTVSYVLGELPEPERTATVEAVAAAGRAVVLVEPGTPDGYLRIRAARDQLLAAGLTVLAPCPHGAGCPIAVGDDWCHFAARVSRSALHRRVKGGQLPYEDEKFSYVAAFRDPPAPAPPAPRVVRRPRLRKGQVLLDLCHPDGTLADEVITRRRGATAYRQARDTAWGDAFPYP from the coding sequence GTGACCAGCACGTCCCAACAGTTGCGCGCCGCTCTCGACGGGCTGCTCGACGGCCTGCCGCCCAGCCGGGCGGCGGGCGCGGTCGAGCGGCTGATGGCCGGCTACCGAGGCACGACGCCGGGGCCGGCCCCCGAGCTCAGGGACCGCGCCGACGCGGCTGCCTACGCCGCCTACCGGATGCCGGCCACCTTCGAGGCGGTCTCGTCGGCCCTGGCCGAGCTGGCCGCCCGGCTGCCCGACTGGGCACCGAGCGGCCATCTCGACCTCGGCGGCGGCACCGGCGCCGCCGCCTGGGCCGCCGCCGGCGTCTGGCCGGGGGAGCGGCCCACCCAGGTCCTGGACCGGGCGGGGCCAGCGCTCGACCTCGGCCGCGAGCTGGCCGGCGCGGCCGGCGCCCCGCCGCCGCTGCGCGGCGCGGACTGGCGGCAACACCGGATCGGCGCCGCCCTGCCGGCCGCCGAGCTGGTCACCGTCTCCTATGTGCTGGGCGAACTGCCCGAACCCGAGCGGACGGCCACCGTCGAGGCGGTGGCCGCCGCCGGCCGGGCCGTGGTGCTCGTCGAGCCCGGCACCCCGGACGGGTATCTGCGCATCAGGGCCGCCAGGGACCAGCTGCTCGCCGCCGGGCTCACCGTGCTGGCGCCCTGCCCGCACGGCGCCGGCTGCCCGATCGCGGTGGGCGACGACTGGTGCCACTTCGCCGCCCGGGTCAGCCGCTCGGCGCTCCACCGCCGGGTCAAGGGTGGGCAACTGCCCTACGAGGATGAGAAGTTCAGCTATGTCGCGGCGTTCAGGGACCCGCCGGCGCCGGCCCCGCCTGCCCCCCGGGTGGTCCGCCGCCCCCGCCTCCGCAAGGGCCAGGTCCTGCTGGACCTCTGCCACCCGGACGGCACCCTGGCGGACGAGGTGATCACCCGACGCCGGGGCGCCACGGCCTACCGTCAGGCCCGCGACACCGCCTGGGGCGACGCCTTCCCCTACCCCTAG
- a CDS encoding Bcr/CflA family multidrug efflux MFS transporter translates to MTQLGQTPTAVPGPDVRPPNASEISTGITPGISTAALTTPQPAPQLSRRRRAGLLIVLILGSLSALPPLSIDMYLPALPEVGNALGTGAATVQLTLTACLLGLGLGQLVVGPMSDQLGRRWPLIGGMSCYVIASLACAFAPNVESLTVFRFLQGLAGSAGVVIARAVVRDLYSGVAMARFFSTLMLVSGVAPILAPVFGGQLMRFTDWRGIFLVLSGTGLVLILVVLRWLPETLPPERRHSGGVPAALRAMGGLFRDRVFVGHLLVGSLVFAALFAYVAASPFVVQEIYGASPQTYSMLFMANSISLVLMSQVNGKILVGRVPVHRIMSVGLVLVFLSAVALLVMTSGLFGEASLLAISIGLFCLMGAMPLVLPNANSEGLDRTPHAAGAASALLGASQFFVGAIASPLVGVAGEETAVPMAVVQVSFVLAAIGCYVALCRPRRSPTGPTLPG, encoded by the coding sequence ATGACTCAGCTCGGCCAGACCCCAACGGCCGTACCAGGTCCCGACGTTCGCCCACCCAACGCTTCCGAGATATCCACCGGGATCACTCCCGGGATATCCACCGCCGCTCTCACCACCCCGCAGCCCGCTCCCCAACTCTCCAGGCGCCGGCGCGCCGGACTGCTGATCGTCCTCATCCTCGGCAGCCTCTCCGCCCTCCCCCCGCTCTCCATCGACATGTACCTGCCGGCCCTGCCGGAGGTCGGCAACGCGCTGGGCACCGGCGCGGCCACCGTTCAACTCACCCTCACCGCCTGCCTGTTGGGCCTCGGCCTCGGGCAGCTGGTGGTCGGCCCGATGAGCGACCAACTCGGTCGTCGCTGGCCGCTGATCGGCGGCATGAGCTGCTATGTCATCGCCTCCCTGGCCTGCGCCTTCGCGCCCAACGTCGAATCGCTGACGGTGTTCAGGTTCCTCCAGGGGCTGGCCGGCTCGGCCGGTGTGGTGATCGCCCGCGCCGTGGTCCGCGACCTCTACTCGGGCGTCGCGATGGCCAGGTTCTTCTCCACCCTGATGCTGGTCTCCGGCGTGGCGCCCATCCTCGCGCCGGTCTTCGGCGGGCAGTTGATGCGGTTCACCGACTGGCGCGGGATCTTCCTCGTGCTCTCCGGCACCGGTCTTGTGCTGATCCTGGTGGTGCTCCGCTGGCTGCCCGAGACGCTGCCGCCGGAGCGACGCCACAGCGGGGGAGTGCCGGCGGCGCTGCGCGCCATGGGCGGGCTCTTCAGGGACCGCGTCTTCGTCGGCCATCTGCTCGTCGGCAGCCTGGTCTTCGCCGCGCTGTTCGCCTACGTCGCCGCCTCGCCCTTCGTGGTCCAGGAGATCTACGGCGCCTCGCCGCAGACCTACAGCATGCTGTTCATGGCCAACTCCATCTCGCTTGTGCTGATGAGCCAGGTCAACGGCAAGATCCTGGTCGGCCGGGTGCCCGTGCACCGGATCATGTCCGTCGGTCTCGTCCTCGTGTTCCTCTCCGCCGTCGCGCTGCTCGTCATGACCAGCGGACTCTTCGGCGAGGCGAGCCTGCTGGCGATCTCCATCGGCCTGTTCTGCCTGATGGGCGCGATGCCGCTGGTGCTGCCCAACGCCAACTCCGAGGGGCTCGACCGCACACCCCACGCGGCCGGCGCCGCCTCGGCGCTGCTCGGCGCCTCGCAGTTCTTCGTCGGCGCCATCGCCTCCCCGCTGGTGGGCGTCGCCGGCGAGGAGACGGCCGTCCCGATGGCCGTGGTGCAGGTCTCCTTCGTGCTGGCCGCCATCGGCTGCTACGTCGCGCTCTGCCGGCCGAGGCGCTCACCCACCGGGCCTACACTTCCCGGGTGA
- a CDS encoding Asp23/Gls24 family envelope stress response protein: protein MSGGETEARLREVVASAVRRVPGVAFPASGIGGLLRGGQRPVGGRSSGGVRVTALPGGGFGIRVAVAVRRGHRALEVTRAVRRAVTAAVGDEAPGGPLGVTVTVTSVG, encoded by the coding sequence GTGAGCGGCGGGGAGACGGAGGCCCGGTTGCGCGAGGTGGTGGCGTCGGCGGTGCGCCGGGTGCCGGGGGTGGCGTTTCCGGCCTCCGGCATCGGCGGGTTGCTGCGTGGCGGGCAGCGGCCGGTGGGCGGGCGCTCCTCGGGCGGGGTGCGGGTCACCGCGCTGCCCGGCGGCGGCTTCGGGATCCGGGTGGCGGTCGCGGTGCGCCGGGGCCATCGGGCGCTTGAGGTGACCCGCGCGGTACGGCGCGCGGTGACGGCGGCGGTGGGCGACGAGGCCCCCGGCGGTCCGTTGGGCGTCACCGTCACGGTGACCAGCGTCGGCTGA
- a CDS encoding Asp23/Gls24 family envelope stress response protein gives MALDGDGAWGEDEGDAPRRRRDDDRGGQDGLDGQGGPEGRGGPEGLPHEAELWPSAVPADDEELLACGRSLVELWEAWDEGRATRDPHVVGCPYCGAALAELRSLGELVARSRAEEDRVPEAPGLASRVTARVMEIVRLELRPGRTLPLGEPNEDAWIVEAAVSRVFRSAVEELDGVRAGSCRIAPISRVPVGEGPPRGPVAVRIEVVAALSWSVPVLAEAIRRRLAVAADEELGLDVRTIDVHVLDLTDEPPRGDRRLR, from the coding sequence ATGGCGCTAGACGGAGACGGCGCCTGGGGCGAGGACGAGGGCGACGCGCCGCGACGGCGTCGGGACGACGACCGGGGCGGTCAGGACGGCCTGGACGGTCAGGGCGGTCCTGAGGGGCGGGGCGGTCCGGAGGGACTGCCGCACGAGGCGGAGCTCTGGCCATCCGCCGTGCCCGCCGATGACGAGGAACTGTTGGCCTGCGGGCGTTCGCTGGTCGAGTTGTGGGAGGCGTGGGACGAGGGCCGTGCCACGCGGGACCCCCATGTGGTGGGCTGCCCCTACTGCGGTGCCGCGCTGGCGGAGCTGCGTTCGCTCGGCGAGTTGGTGGCGCGCAGCCGCGCCGAGGAGGACCGGGTGCCCGAGGCGCCCGGCCTGGCGTCGCGGGTGACCGCCCGCGTGATGGAGATCGTCCGTCTGGAGCTGCGTCCGGGCCGGACGCTGCCGCTCGGCGAGCCCAACGAGGACGCCTGGATCGTGGAGGCGGCCGTCTCCCGGGTGTTCCGTTCCGCCGTCGAGGAGTTGGACGGGGTGCGGGCCGGCAGCTGTCGGATCGCGCCGATCAGCCGGGTGCCGGTGGGTGAGGGTCCGCCGCGTGGGCCGGTCGCGGTGCGGATCGAGGTGGTGGCGGCGCTGTCCTGGTCGGTGCCGGTGCTGGCCGAGGCGATCCGCCGCCGGCTGGCCGTGGCCGCGGACGAGGAACTTGGCCTGGATGTTCGCACCATCGATGTGCATGTGCTGGATCTCACGGACGAACCGCCGCGTGGCGACAGGAGGTTGCGGTGA
- a CDS encoding RNA polymerase sigma factor: protein MAVEADDALLAVRAAEGDEAAFEVLVRRHGPPLLRLAGHLLGGSADAEDAVQDALVSAWRRLPEFRGDSSFRSWMYRIVTNRCLNLLRSRRPVAQLEAVPEPAAPAAQASPERTVENLVAVRALREALTGLSPEQRACWVLREFHGLSYDEIAEAVGITRQAVRGRLFRARRYLMEAMEAWR from the coding sequence GTGGCGGTTGAGGCCGATGACGCGCTGTTGGCGGTGCGTGCCGCCGAGGGTGACGAGGCCGCGTTCGAGGTGTTGGTGCGACGGCACGGTCCGCCGCTCCTGCGGCTGGCGGGACACCTGTTGGGCGGTTCGGCCGACGCCGAGGACGCCGTGCAGGACGCGCTGGTCAGCGCGTGGCGGCGGCTGCCTGAGTTCCGTGGGGACTCGTCCTTCCGGAGCTGGATGTACCGCATCGTCACCAATCGCTGTCTCAATCTGCTGCGCTCCCGACGGCCGGTCGCGCAGCTTGAGGCGGTGCCCGAACCGGCCGCACCGGCCGCGCAGGCATCTCCGGAACGCACGGTGGAGAACCTGGTGGCGGTGCGGGCGCTGCGTGAGGCGCTCACCGGGCTGTCGCCGGAGCAGCGTGCCTGCTGGGTGCTGCGCGAGTTCCACGGGCTGTCCTACGACGAGATAGCCGAAGCGGTCGGCATCACCCGACAAGCCGTCCGGGGCCGGCTCTTCAGAGCCAGGCGTTACCTGATGGAGGCGATGGAAGCATGGCGCTAG
- a CDS encoding Asp23/Gls24 family envelope stress response protein has protein sequence MATKTASHSATDRTAEQAPEGKSGEGKTGEARLPQQNAGRESETTVSEGASGAQEPAETRGRTSIAGGVVEKIAGMAAREVPGVHALGGTLSRTLGAVRDRVPGGRAQVSRGVKVEVGQRQTAIDLDVMVEYGVPIADLAREVRENVIVAVERMTGLEVIEVNIAIVDVRLPDEELHDDEPRVQ, from the coding sequence ATGGCAACCAAGACAGCCTCCCACAGCGCCACCGACCGCACGGCGGAGCAAGCCCCTGAGGGGAAGAGCGGGGAGGGGAAGACCGGCGAGGCTCGCCTCCCCCAGCAGAACGCCGGCCGCGAGAGTGAGACCACCGTCAGCGAGGGCGCGTCGGGCGCGCAGGAGCCCGCCGAGACGCGGGGGCGCACCTCGATCGCCGGCGGGGTCGTGGAGAAGATCGCCGGAATGGCGGCGCGCGAGGTTCCCGGTGTGCACGCCCTCGGCGGCACCCTCTCCCGCACCCTTGGCGCCGTCCGGGACCGGGTTCCCGGCGGCCGGGCCCAGGTCAGCCGGGGTGTCAAGGTGGAGGTCGGCCAGCGGCAGACCGCCATCGACCTCGATGTGATGGTGGAGTACGGCGTGCCGATCGCCGATCTCGCCCGCGAGGTGCGAGAGAACGTGATCGTGGCCGTTGAACGAATGACCGGCCTTGAGGTGATCGAAGTCAATATCGCGATTGTGGATGTCCGGCTGCCGGACGAGGAACTCCACGACGACGAGCCTCGGGTGCAGTGA